A genomic window from Cryobacterium sp. SO2 includes:
- a CDS encoding adenosine deaminase, whose amino-acid sequence MNVGTWPVAELHVHIEGTLETELLVTLARRNNVPLPSYDPDALRELYRFTDLQSFLDIYYANLAVLRTEEDFYDLGLAYLVRAARAGVRRAEIFFDPQTHLANGIPLAVVFGGLTRALTEGRENLGISADLILCFLRHLGGAAALETLDAAIPFLDQFIGVGLDSAEVGFPPSLFTEVFAKAQALGLHRVAHAGEEGGPDYVHEALDLLGVERVDHGIRAIEDPDLVQILRDRQIPLTVCPLSNVCLQATPTLGAHPLPALLAAGLLVTISSDDPAYFGGYVDDNLAAVEHEFGLDPHEMATLARNSFRASFLPEAEKRRHLAAVDEHLEGLLRLIS is encoded by the coding sequence ATGAACGTTGGCACCTGGCCCGTCGCAGAACTTCACGTGCACATCGAGGGCACGCTCGAGACCGAGCTTCTCGTGACCCTGGCCCGCCGCAACAACGTGCCCCTGCCCAGTTACGACCCCGACGCGCTCCGTGAGCTCTACAGGTTCACCGACCTCCAGTCGTTCCTTGATATCTACTACGCAAACCTCGCCGTGCTGCGCACCGAGGAGGACTTCTACGACCTGGGCCTGGCCTACCTCGTTCGTGCCGCCCGCGCCGGTGTGCGCCGGGCCGAGATCTTCTTCGACCCGCAGACCCACCTGGCCAACGGCATCCCGCTCGCGGTGGTCTTCGGCGGACTCACCCGCGCCCTCACCGAGGGCCGCGAGAACCTCGGTATCTCCGCCGACCTCATCCTCTGCTTCCTGCGCCACCTCGGTGGCGCCGCTGCGCTGGAGACCCTCGACGCGGCCATCCCGTTCCTCGACCAGTTCATCGGCGTCGGACTCGACTCCGCAGAGGTCGGCTTCCCGCCGTCGCTCTTCACCGAGGTATTCGCCAAGGCCCAGGCGCTGGGCCTGCACCGCGTGGCGCACGCCGGCGAGGAGGGCGGACCCGACTATGTGCACGAAGCTCTCGACCTGCTCGGTGTTGAGCGCGTCGACCACGGCATTCGCGCCATCGAAGATCCCGATCTGGTGCAGATACTGCGCGACAGGCAGATTCCGCTCACGGTGTGCCCGCTCTCCAACGTATGCCTGCAGGCGACCCCGACGCTCGGAGCACATCCGCTGCCGGCGCTGCTTGCCGCGGGTCTGCTCGTGACCATCAGCAGCGACGATCCGGCCTATTTCGGTGGTTACGTCGACGACAACCTCGCCGCCGTCGAACACGAATTCGGCCTGGACCCGCACGAGATGGCGACCCTCGCCCGCAACTCCTTCCGGGCGTCGTTCTTGCCCGAGGCTGAGAAACGCCGGCACCTCGCCGCCGTGGACGAGCACCTCGAGGGGTTGCTGCGACTAATCTCGTGA
- a CDS encoding bifunctional proline dehydrogenase/L-glutamate gamma-semialdehyde dehydrogenase produces MTNPTPNVQQDLGAEVVNLVTKWLADSATIPADQSAERLAGVLKDPNGLDFTVGFVDGVMRPEDVMVAGYNLQRVAKLAPAFLPPVLRGAIGVGGVMGPVLPWVVIPAARKVLRQMVGHLVVDATPEKLGPAIDHLRASGNRLNINLLGEAVLGEKEALRRLDGTRDLLARDDVDYVSIKVSAIVSQLSMWAFDEAVDRVVERLTPLYELAAASPSPKFINLDMEEYRDLDLTIAVFERILDQPALQHLEAGIVLQAYLPDALGALQDLTQWAHARRAGGGAPIKVRIVKGANLAMEHVDAVVHGWPLATYASKQDTDTNYKRVLNWALTPQNTDAVRIGVAGHNLFDVAYAYLLAQQRGVDDRIEFEMLLGMATSQAEAVKKDVGRLLLYTPVVNPAEFDVAISYLIRRLEENASDDNFMSAVFELVDTPALFDREKQRFLASLAALESGAAMQRGVIQAPAPNRRQDRSVVVPLEPAPGQTDTPALTTPPAPDDDPNLTAMVLGLTRGSVSRSLSVLGGFHNEPDTDPSLPANRAWGREILARVEDSRLGADTIAQARIDDADRLDEVITTVTDAAAVWGRKTGAERAAVLHRAGQALAANRGRLIEVMAAETGKTIAEGDPEVSEAIDFAHYYAERARDLDRVQGATFVPARLTVVTPPWNFPVAIPAGGVLAALAAGSGVIIKPATLAQRTGAVLVEALWEAGVPRDLLAIVDLPDRTLGSRLIASPGVDRVILTGAYETAQLFRGLREDLPLLAETSGKNAIIVTPSADLDLAAADVIKSAFGHAGQKCSAASLVILVGSVARSTRFLGQLVDAATSLRVGRPADPTSQMGPIVEPAAGKLLHALTELGAGERWLVEPKLLDDPLETGVGQLWSPGIRSGVAPGSYFHLTEFFGPVLGVMHARTLAEAIRYQNAVDYGLTAGLHSLDADEIAEWVDTVQAGNLYVNRGITGAIVQRQPFGGWKRSAVGPGNKAGGPNYLFGLGGWVTDPGRNSSTLHLRGLEDRITDLIEASQPSLPYEDFDVLRRSALSDALAWREEFNTVTDVSALGLERNLFRYLPLPVTVRLGEDGNLALLLRVVAAGLLSKSKFVVSSALEVPQRVLAVLAPRGIQVIIETDAGWLARAAAGEISTSRVRLVGSDPLADATEAAALAHALGGSPDIAVYAQPVTQAGRVELLPFLREQAISITAHRFGNPSTLTDEVI; encoded by the coding sequence ATGACCAATCCCACTCCGAACGTGCAGCAGGACCTCGGTGCGGAGGTCGTGAACCTCGTCACCAAGTGGCTGGCCGACAGCGCCACGATCCCCGCGGACCAGTCTGCGGAGCGGTTGGCCGGGGTGCTGAAGGACCCGAACGGACTGGACTTCACGGTGGGTTTCGTGGACGGTGTGATGCGTCCGGAAGACGTCATGGTGGCCGGCTACAACCTGCAACGGGTCGCCAAACTGGCACCGGCCTTCCTTCCCCCTGTGCTCCGCGGCGCCATCGGCGTGGGCGGTGTGATGGGCCCTGTGCTGCCCTGGGTGGTCATCCCGGCAGCGCGCAAGGTCCTGCGCCAGATGGTCGGGCACCTGGTGGTGGATGCCACACCGGAGAAGCTCGGTCCGGCCATCGACCACCTGCGCGCATCCGGCAACCGGTTGAACATCAACCTGCTCGGCGAGGCCGTGCTCGGCGAGAAGGAAGCGTTGCGCCGCCTCGATGGCACCCGCGACCTCCTCGCCCGCGATGACGTGGACTACGTGTCGATCAAGGTCTCCGCGATCGTGAGTCAACTCTCGATGTGGGCGTTCGACGAGGCCGTCGACCGGGTCGTGGAACGCCTGACCCCGCTCTATGAATTGGCCGCAGCGTCGCCGAGCCCCAAGTTCATCAACCTCGACATGGAGGAGTACCGGGACCTGGACCTGACCATCGCGGTCTTCGAACGCATCCTCGACCAGCCGGCCCTGCAGCACCTCGAAGCCGGCATCGTGTTGCAGGCCTACCTGCCGGATGCGCTCGGCGCGTTGCAGGACCTCACCCAGTGGGCCCATGCGCGCCGTGCCGGCGGCGGTGCCCCCATCAAGGTGCGCATCGTCAAGGGCGCCAACCTTGCCATGGAGCACGTCGACGCTGTCGTGCACGGCTGGCCGCTGGCCACGTACGCCAGCAAGCAGGACACCGACACCAACTACAAGCGGGTGCTCAACTGGGCGCTCACCCCCCAGAACACCGACGCCGTGCGCATCGGCGTGGCCGGCCACAACCTGTTCGACGTGGCCTACGCCTACCTCCTCGCCCAGCAACGCGGCGTGGACGACCGCATCGAATTCGAAATGCTCCTGGGCATGGCCACGAGCCAGGCCGAAGCGGTGAAGAAGGACGTGGGCCGGCTGCTGCTGTACACGCCGGTGGTGAACCCCGCCGAGTTCGACGTGGCCATCAGCTACCTGATCCGCCGCCTCGAAGAGAACGCCAGTGACGACAACTTCATGTCCGCCGTCTTCGAACTAGTCGACACCCCCGCCCTGTTCGACCGGGAGAAGCAGCGCTTCCTCGCCTCGCTGGCCGCCCTGGAATCCGGCGCAGCCATGCAGCGCGGCGTCATCCAGGCGCCGGCGCCCAACCGGCGGCAGGACCGCTCGGTCGTCGTCCCCCTCGAACCGGCGCCCGGCCAGACTGATACGCCCGCACTGACCACGCCGCCGGCTCCGGACGACGACCCCAACCTCACCGCCATGGTTCTCGGACTCACCCGGGGGTCGGTGTCCAGGAGCCTGTCGGTGCTGGGCGGCTTCCACAACGAACCCGACACCGACCCGTCCCTCCCGGCGAACCGGGCCTGGGGGCGCGAGATCCTCGCCCGCGTCGAGGACTCCCGCCTGGGTGCGGACACCATCGCCCAGGCCCGCATCGACGACGCCGACAGGCTCGACGAGGTGATCACGACTGTCACCGATGCCGCCGCCGTCTGGGGGCGGAAGACCGGCGCCGAACGCGCCGCCGTGCTGCACCGGGCCGGCCAGGCCCTCGCCGCCAACCGGGGTCGCCTGATCGAGGTAATGGCCGCCGAAACCGGCAAGACCATCGCGGAGGGTGACCCCGAAGTGAGCGAGGCGATCGACTTCGCGCACTACTACGCCGAACGCGCCCGCGACCTCGACCGGGTGCAGGGCGCCACGTTCGTGCCCGCCCGGCTTACGGTGGTCACACCGCCGTGGAACTTCCCCGTCGCCATCCCCGCCGGAGGGGTGCTCGCCGCCCTGGCCGCCGGGTCCGGCGTGATCATCAAGCCCGCCACCCTCGCCCAACGCACGGGCGCCGTTCTCGTGGAAGCGCTCTGGGAGGCCGGCGTGCCCCGGGACCTGCTGGCCATCGTCGACCTGCCCGACCGCACCCTCGGCAGCCGGCTGATCGCGAGCCCCGGCGTGGACCGGGTGATCCTCACCGGAGCGTACGAGACCGCGCAGCTGTTCCGCGGGCTGCGCGAAGACCTGCCGCTCCTGGCCGAGACCAGCGGCAAGAACGCCATCATCGTCACCCCGTCCGCCGACCTCGACCTGGCCGCCGCTGACGTGATCAAGAGCGCGTTCGGTCACGCCGGCCAGAAGTGCTCCGCCGCCAGCCTGGTCATCCTCGTCGGGTCGGTCGCCAGGTCCACCCGGTTCCTCGGCCAGCTCGTGGATGCCGCGACCTCCCTGCGCGTGGGACGTCCCGCCGATCCCACCAGTCAGATGGGCCCCATCGTCGAGCCTGCCGCCGGCAAACTGCTGCACGCGCTCACCGAGCTCGGCGCCGGCGAACGGTGGCTGGTCGAACCGAAACTGCTCGACGACCCGCTGGAAACCGGCGTCGGGCAACTGTGGTCGCCGGGCATCCGCTCTGGCGTCGCCCCCGGCTCCTATTTCCACCTCACCGAGTTCTTCGGTCCCGTGCTCGGCGTCATGCACGCCCGCACGCTGGCGGAGGCCATCCGCTACCAGAACGCCGTCGACTACGGGCTCACCGCGGGGCTGCACTCCCTCGACGCCGACGAGATCGCCGAATGGGTCGACACCGTGCAGGCCGGCAACCTCTACGTGAACCGGGGCATCACCGGCGCCATCGTGCAGCGCCAGCCGTTCGGCGGCTGGAAGCGCTCCGCTGTGGGACCGGGCAACAAGGCCGGCGGACCCAACTACCTCTTCGGGTTGGGCGGCTGGGTCACCGACCCTGGCCGCAACAGCTCCACCCTGCACCTGCGGGGACTCGAAGACCGGATCACCGACCTGATCGAGGCCTCCCAGCCGTCGCTGCCCTATGAGGACTTCGACGTGCTCCGGCGCTCGGCCCTGAGCGATGCGCTTGCCTGGCGGGAGGAATTCAACACCGTGACCGATGTCTCCGCCCTCGGGCTGGAGCGCAACCTGTTCCGGTATCTGCCCCTGCCCGTCACCGTGCGCCTGGGCGAAGACGGCAACCTCGCGCTCCTGTTGCGTGTGGTCGCCGCCGGCCTGTTGTCCAAGTCGAAGTTCGTGGTCTCCAGCGCCCTGGAGGTGCCACAGCGGGTCCTCGCCGTGCTGGCGCCGCGGGGCATCCAGGTGATCATCGAGACCGATGCGGGCTGGCTGGCCAGGGCCGCCGCGGGCGAGATCTCCACCAGCCGGGTGCGCCTGGTCGGCAGCGACCCGCTGGCCGACGCCACCGAGGCAGCGGCATTGGCCCATGCGCTCGGCGGCAGCCCCGACATCGCCGTCTACGCCCAGCCGGTCACCCAGGCCGGTCGGGTCGAGCTGTTGCCGTTCCTGCGGGAACAGGCCATCTCGATCACCGCCCACCGTTTCGGCAACCCGAGCACCCTCACGGATGAGGTCATCTAG
- a CDS encoding 3-oxoacyl-ACP synthase III — protein sequence MHRNVALLSVATTIAPRITTSEDIDRRLQPALKRLRLPKGLLQRVAGVHERRNWAEGQAFDDAAVSAGKRALAEAGVDPSEVGLMINTSVTRKHLEPSVAVRIHHGLGLPSSATNFDIANACLGFVNGMTLAAQLIDSGQIKYAVIIDGEDADEIQTNTIERLGRPDIGRKDFMSEFASLTLGSGAAAAVLGRADAHPEGHRILGGVTRAATQFNDLCVGSVDGMFTDAKALLKGGMELVVSAWTEAKRDWSWSNMDRYILHQVSDVHTNAIVKATGLDRTRVPLTYPGYGNVGPASIPITLSEEAARLEPGNRVLLMGVGSGLNTAMMEIQW from the coding sequence ATGCACCGCAATGTCGCGTTGTTGTCGGTCGCCACCACGATCGCCCCCCGCATCACGACGTCTGAGGACATCGACCGGCGCCTGCAGCCGGCGCTCAAACGGCTTCGGCTGCCCAAGGGGCTCCTGCAGCGTGTGGCCGGCGTGCACGAACGCCGCAACTGGGCCGAAGGCCAGGCGTTCGACGACGCGGCCGTTTCCGCGGGTAAACGTGCCCTCGCCGAGGCCGGGGTCGACCCCAGCGAGGTGGGGCTGATGATCAACACCTCGGTCACCCGCAAGCACCTGGAGCCGTCGGTCGCTGTGCGCATCCACCACGGCCTCGGACTGCCCTCCTCTGCGACGAACTTCGACATCGCCAACGCCTGCCTGGGCTTCGTCAACGGCATGACCCTGGCCGCCCAGCTCATCGACTCCGGCCAGATCAAGTACGCGGTGATCATCGACGGCGAGGACGCCGACGAGATCCAGACCAACACCATCGAGCGTCTCGGCCGGCCCGACATCGGCCGCAAGGACTTCATGAGCGAGTTCGCCAGCCTCACCCTGGGCTCGGGCGCCGCCGCCGCCGTGCTCGGCCGGGCCGACGCGCATCCGGAAGGCCACCGCATCCTCGGCGGCGTGACCCGCGCCGCCACCCAGTTCAACGACCTCTGCGTCGGCAGCGTCGACGGCATGTTCACCGACGCGAAGGCCCTGCTCAAGGGCGGCATGGAACTGGTCGTGTCGGCCTGGACCGAGGCCAAGCGGGACTGGAGCTGGTCGAACATGGACCGGTACATCCTGCACCAGGTCTCCGACGTGCACACCAACGCCATCGTGAAGGCCACCGGCCTGGACCGCACCCGGGTTCCGCTGACCTACCCCGGTTACGGCAACGTCGGCCCTGCTTCGATCCCGATCACCCTGTCGGAGGAGGCCGCCCGCCTCGAACCCGGCAACCGGGTGCTGCTGATGGGCGTCGGCTCCGGCCTGAACACGGCCATGATGGAGATCCAGTGGTGA
- a CDS encoding alpha/beta fold hydrolase, which produces MSYRLPRPATAPAPASIPPSGLPGLDPDWSRIVDVVESGSDTSHAWHLLDNGDQLAALGAEPVGTVLCVHGNPTWSYLWRDLVAQATAVAAAGGPAWRILAVDQLDMGYSERTGVARPLARRVQDLDDLTRTLGLTGTVVTFGHDWGGVVSLGWAVDHPEHLARVMLLNTAIHQNDTEPIPAPLRLALARGMLSAGTVLTPAFLDTTLALGHPALATDVKNAYRAPYRSSARRGGIGGFVADIPVDARHDSHAELDRIADALRSLTVPTLMLWGPRDPIFSDRYLDDLIDRLPHADVHRFEGAGHLIAEDVDYAGAALTWLGTDASGPLVELVETPQVELKTRPLWHYLDELQDSDETALIDMAPASGDEPRIVSWRLLSRRVHEIAAGLHQVGVRRGDRVSLLVPPSADLTAVLYACLRIGAIVVVADAGLGLTGLTRAVRGARPDHVIGALPGLMAARALGWPGQKISTNRLPAASRRALGVSYALADLISLGRDLELPDPPQPADVAAVLFTSGSTGPAKGVVYTHGQLAAVSRALHDQYGVGRGTGLVAGFAPFALLGPALGARSVTPDMDVTAPKTLTATAVAAAVAAIDATVVFLSPAALANVVATQGDLGPADRAALAGVTSFLSAGAPVSEPLLASAAALMPGASAHTPYGMTEGLLMTDITLEGIREAARDDVARGPGGVCVGRPAATTRVRISALDESGAAVGALSEAAGVTGEIVVSAPHVKDHYDRLWLTDLAATREVTPGERWHRTGDVGHLDAAGRLWVEGRLPHVITTPHGVVTPVGPEIAVSALANVARAAAVGVGPSGNQQIVIVVETIPAAGRVGLADPAVAEDVRMVAGQRIAAVLVVPHLPTDIRHNSKIDRTRLAGWAHGILTGARLTQP; this is translated from the coding sequence GTGAGCTACCGGCTGCCGCGTCCTGCGACGGCTCCGGCTCCGGCGAGCATTCCCCCCAGCGGCCTTCCCGGGCTCGACCCGGACTGGTCGCGCATCGTGGACGTGGTGGAGAGCGGCAGCGACACCAGCCACGCCTGGCACCTCCTCGACAACGGGGACCAGCTGGCCGCGCTCGGCGCCGAGCCGGTGGGCACGGTGCTGTGCGTGCACGGCAACCCCACCTGGTCCTACCTCTGGCGTGACCTGGTGGCCCAGGCCACCGCGGTCGCCGCCGCCGGAGGGCCGGCCTGGCGCATCCTCGCCGTCGACCAGCTCGACATGGGCTACTCCGAACGCACCGGCGTCGCCCGGCCGCTCGCCCGGCGCGTGCAGGACCTCGACGACCTCACCCGCACCCTCGGCCTCACCGGCACCGTCGTCACCTTCGGCCATGACTGGGGCGGCGTGGTCTCGCTGGGCTGGGCCGTCGACCACCCCGAACACCTCGCGCGGGTCATGCTGCTGAACACGGCCATCCACCAGAACGACACCGAACCCATCCCGGCCCCGCTGCGCCTCGCGCTCGCCCGCGGGATGCTCAGCGCCGGCACCGTCTTGACCCCCGCGTTCCTCGACACCACCCTTGCGCTCGGGCATCCAGCCCTCGCCACCGACGTGAAGAACGCCTACCGGGCGCCGTACCGCAGCAGCGCCCGCCGCGGCGGCATCGGCGGGTTCGTCGCCGACATCCCCGTGGATGCCCGGCACGACAGCCACGCGGAGCTCGACCGCATCGCCGACGCCCTGCGCTCCCTCACTGTGCCCACCCTCATGCTGTGGGGCCCACGGGACCCGATCTTCAGCGACCGGTACCTCGACGACCTCATCGACCGGCTCCCGCATGCCGATGTGCACCGCTTCGAAGGCGCCGGCCACCTCATCGCCGAGGACGTCGACTACGCGGGCGCCGCACTCACCTGGCTCGGCACGGATGCGTCGGGGCCGCTGGTCGAGCTTGTCGAGACCCCGCAGGTCGAACTCAAGACCCGGCCCCTCTGGCACTACCTCGACGAGCTCCAGGACAGCGACGAGACCGCCCTCATCGACATGGCTCCGGCCTCGGGTGACGAGCCCCGGATCGTCAGTTGGCGGCTGCTCTCCCGCCGGGTACACGAGATCGCGGCCGGCCTGCACCAGGTCGGTGTGCGCCGCGGCGACAGGGTCTCCCTGCTCGTGCCGCCCAGTGCCGACCTCACTGCGGTGCTCTACGCCTGCCTCCGCATCGGCGCGATCGTCGTCGTCGCCGACGCGGGTCTCGGCCTCACCGGTCTCACTCGCGCCGTGCGTGGCGCCCGCCCCGACCACGTCATCGGCGCTCTCCCCGGCCTGATGGCTGCGCGCGCGCTCGGCTGGCCCGGCCAGAAGATCTCCACCAACCGGCTTCCCGCCGCGAGCCGCCGTGCGCTCGGCGTGTCCTACGCGCTCGCCGACCTCATCTCGCTCGGCCGCGACCTGGAACTGCCCGACCCGCCGCAGCCTGCCGACGTGGCCGCGGTGCTCTTCACCTCCGGCTCCACCGGCCCCGCCAAGGGCGTCGTCTACACGCACGGCCAGCTGGCCGCCGTGAGCCGTGCGCTGCACGACCAGTACGGCGTCGGCCGCGGCACCGGTCTGGTCGCCGGTTTCGCACCGTTCGCGCTGCTCGGCCCGGCGCTGGGTGCGCGCTCGGTGACCCCAGACATGGACGTCACCGCGCCCAAGACCCTCACCGCCACGGCCGTCGCTGCTGCAGTGGCCGCGATCGACGCCACTGTCGTGTTCCTGTCTCCGGCAGCGCTCGCCAACGTCGTGGCCACCCAGGGCGACCTGGGCCCCGCCGACCGTGCCGCCCTGGCCGGTGTGACGAGCTTCCTCTCTGCCGGCGCCCCGGTGTCCGAGCCGCTGCTCGCGTCGGCGGCCGCGCTCATGCCCGGCGCCAGCGCCCACACCCCCTACGGCATGACCGAGGGGCTGCTGATGACCGACATCACGCTCGAGGGCATCCGCGAGGCCGCCCGCGACGACGTGGCGCGCGGCCCCGGTGGAGTCTGCGTCGGCCGCCCCGCCGCGACCACCCGGGTGCGCATCAGCGCCCTCGACGAGTCCGGCGCCGCCGTCGGCGCCCTGTCAGAGGCCGCCGGCGTCACCGGCGAGATCGTGGTCTCCGCCCCGCATGTCAAGGACCACTACGACAGGCTCTGGCTCACCGACCTGGCCGCCACCCGCGAGGTCACCCCCGGCGAACGATGGCACCGCACCGGCGACGTCGGGCACCTGGATGCCGCCGGCCGGCTCTGGGTCGAGGGCCGGCTGCCGCACGTGATCACCACGCCGCACGGGGTCGTCACCCCCGTCGGCCCGGAGATCGCCGTGTCGGCGCTGGCGAACGTGGCCAGGGCCGCCGCCGTGGGCGTCGGCCCCTCCGGCAACCAGCAGATCGTCATCGTCGTCGAGACGATCCCCGCGGCCGGCCGCGTCGGGCTCGCCGACCCGGCCGTGGCCGAAGACGTGCGGATGGTCGCCGGCCAGCGGATCGCAGCCGTTCTCGTCGTGCCGCACCTGCCCACCGACATCCGCCACAACTCGAAGATCGACCGCACCCGTCTGGCCGGCTGGGCGCACGGCATCCTCACCGGCGCGAGGCTGACACAGCCGTGA
- a CDS encoding NAD-dependent epimerase/dehydratase family protein: MKVLVTGASGFLGGAVAAAIIAAGHEVRCFQRRSSGVAGATDVLGSITEPAEVAQAVAGVDAVVHLAAKVSLAGPPAEFDTVNVGGTRTLIDAARAAGVNRLVFVSSPSVAHSGASITGSDALPADPAQARGDYARTKAAAELLALAADSPELRVVAVRPHLVWGPGDTQLIARIVERARAGRLPLLGHGAALIDTTYIDNAAAAIAAALERVDAVHGNAYVVTNGEPRPVAELLAGICAAAGVPAPAWSVPAGVARAAGSLIEAAWRVFPGEDEPPMTRFLAEQLSTAHWFDQRRTRADLHWTPSVTLDEGLARLADHYRTA, from the coding sequence GTGAAGGTGCTCGTCACGGGCGCGAGCGGTTTCCTCGGCGGAGCCGTCGCGGCCGCGATCATCGCCGCCGGCCACGAGGTGCGCTGCTTCCAGCGCCGGTCGAGCGGCGTTGCCGGCGCCACGGATGTGCTGGGCTCGATCACCGAACCGGCCGAGGTCGCCCAGGCCGTCGCCGGTGTCGACGCCGTCGTGCACCTGGCCGCGAAGGTCTCGCTGGCCGGGCCGCCGGCGGAGTTCGACACCGTGAACGTGGGCGGCACCCGCACCCTGATCGACGCGGCCCGCGCCGCCGGGGTCAATCGTCTGGTGTTCGTGTCGTCGCCGTCGGTGGCGCACTCCGGTGCCTCCATCACGGGCAGCGACGCGCTGCCCGCCGACCCGGCGCAGGCCCGCGGCGACTACGCCCGCACCAAGGCCGCCGCCGAGTTGCTGGCCCTCGCCGCCGATTCGCCGGAGCTGCGGGTCGTCGCCGTGCGGCCGCACCTGGTCTGGGGCCCCGGTGACACCCAGCTGATCGCGCGCATCGTGGAACGGGCCAGGGCCGGACGGCTGCCGCTGCTCGGCCACGGCGCCGCCCTCATCGACACCACTTACATCGACAATGCCGCCGCCGCCATTGCGGCCGCCCTCGAGCGGGTGGATGCCGTGCACGGCAACGCCTACGTCGTCACCAACGGCGAACCCCGGCCGGTGGCGGAGCTGCTGGCCGGCATCTGCGCTGCCGCCGGCGTGCCGGCACCGGCCTGGAGTGTTCCCGCCGGTGTGGCCCGCGCAGCCGGTTCGCTCATCGAGGCCGCCTGGCGGGTGTTCCCCGGCGAGGACGAACCGCCGATGACCCGTTTCCTCGCCGAACAGCTCTCCACAGCCCACTGGTTCGACCAGCGCCGCACCCGCGCCGACCTGCACTGGACCCCGTCGGTCACCCTCGACGAGGGCCTGGCCCGCCTGGCGGACCACTACCGCACCGCCTGA
- a CDS encoding YdeI/OmpD-associated family protein has product MDFRAVIEQSGQTATGIPVPEEVVAGLGPGKRHAITVTINGHSYRSSVAPYRGKYMIALSAENRAQAGVAGGEEVDVTIELDDQPRTVEEPAALTAALAADPAARAAFDRLSFSNQRRHVLAIDTAKTDATRQRRLDAVLVELSGA; this is encoded by the coding sequence ATGGACTTTCGCGCCGTCATCGAGCAATCCGGCCAGACCGCAACCGGCATCCCGGTGCCGGAGGAGGTGGTGGCGGGCCTCGGCCCGGGCAAGCGCCACGCCATCACGGTGACGATCAACGGGCACAGCTACCGCAGCTCGGTCGCCCCGTACCGGGGCAAGTACATGATCGCGCTGAGCGCCGAGAACCGCGCCCAGGCCGGTGTCGCCGGCGGCGAGGAGGTAGACGTGACGATCGAGCTCGACGACCAGCCCCGCACCGTCGAGGAGCCGGCGGCCCTCACCGCCGCTCTCGCCGCAGACCCGGCCGCTCGAGCGGCCTTCGACAGGCTCTCTTTCAGCAACCAGCGTCGACACGTGCTCGCCATCGACACCGCCAAGACGGATGCCACGCGGCAGCGGCGTCTGGACGCCGTGCTGGTCGAACTCAGCGGGGCCTGA
- a CDS encoding GntR family transcriptional regulator, with amino-acid sequence MAPSLSLQVDPDAATPPFEQIRVLVIEAVRSGALAPGDKLPTVRRLAEELGLAPNTVARSYRALEQDEVIETRGRLGSFVAATGDATHRQLQLAAVSYADRAKSLGVGSDEALAIVRAALGLPG; translated from the coding sequence ATGGCGCCCTCCCTCAGCCTCCAGGTCGACCCGGATGCGGCGACACCGCCGTTCGAACAGATCCGCGTGCTGGTGATCGAGGCCGTGCGCTCCGGCGCCCTCGCCCCCGGTGACAAGCTGCCCACAGTGCGCCGGCTGGCCGAGGAACTGGGCCTGGCGCCGAACACCGTGGCGCGCAGCTATCGCGCCCTGGAGCAGGACGAAGTGATCGAGACCCGTGGGCGGCTCGGCTCGTTCGTCGCGGCGACCGGGGATGCGACGCACCGGCAGCTGCAGCTGGCCGCGGTCTCCTACGCCGACCGGGCGAAGTCGCTCGGGGTGGGCTCGGACGAGGCGCTGGCAATCGTGCGGGCGGCGCTGGGGCTGCCCGGCTGA
- a CDS encoding Lrp/AsnC family transcriptional regulator: MDNLDRGILDLLRQNARAGYGDIGSVVGLSASAVKRRVDRLVADGVIRGFTIQVDPAIDGMSTEAYVELFCRGTVAPDELLRILSGVPEVVDAGTVTGSADAIVHIRARDIPGLEAALEKVRLAPNVDHTRSAIVLTRLIHRGPE, from the coding sequence ATGGACAACCTCGATCGCGGCATTCTCGACCTCCTCCGCCAGAATGCCCGTGCGGGCTACGGCGATATCGGGTCGGTCGTCGGCCTGTCGGCCTCTGCCGTGAAGCGTCGGGTTGACCGGCTCGTCGCCGACGGCGTGATTCGCGGTTTCACCATCCAGGTGGACCCGGCCATCGACGGCATGAGCACCGAGGCCTACGTCGAGCTGTTCTGCCGCGGCACCGTCGCCCCCGACGAATTGCTCCGCATCCTCTCCGGCGTGCCGGAGGTCGTCGACGCGGGCACCGTCACCGGCAGCGCCGATGCCATCGTGCACATCAGGGCTCGCGACATCCCGGGCCTCGAGGCGGCCCTGGAGAAGGTGCGGCTGGCTCCGAACGTCGACCACACCCGCAGCGCGATCGTGCTCACCCGGCTGATCCACCGCGGTCCGGAGTAG